GAGGCCTCTGGGGGAATAACTTTCGACACGATCCGATCGTATGCGGAGGCCGGGGTAGATTATATTTCAGTAGGCGCTTTGACACATAGTGTAAAGAGCTTGGATCTTAGTCTGAAAGCCAAATTAATATAAGAACTGATTTAATTAATGATATCGATTTATTTAGTAACTGCAGTATTACTAGCTTATTTGTTTGGGTCCATACCTACAGCAGTATGGTTGGGACAGGCATTTTATGGGGTAGATGTTCGTGAGTATGGTAGCGGTAATGCTGGGGCGACTAACACCTTTCGCGTATTGGGTCCTAAAGCGGGGTCGATCGTGATGTTTGTAGATATATTTAAAGGCTGGACAGCAACAAACCTCGCTTATTTAATCGAATTGGGGCAAAATACGAGCGATGTCCAATTTGTCAACTTTCAGTTGGCCTTAGGCGTTATTGCGGTATTAGGGCATTTATTTCCTGTATTCGCCGGATTTAGAGGCGGAAAAGGGGTGG
The DNA window shown above is from Sphingobacterium thalpophilum and carries:
- the plsY gene encoding glycerol-3-phosphate 1-O-acyltransferase PlsY codes for the protein MISIYLVTAVLLAYLFGSIPTAVWLGQAFYGVDVREYGSGNAGATNTFRVLGPKAGSIVMFVDIFKGWTATNLAYLIELGQNTSDVQFVNFQLALGVIAVLGHLFPVFAGFRGGKGVATLCGMILAIHTPAALVCVSVFIIILLTTHYVSLGSISAGFAFPFSLAFIFKTTIPSVLLYGIAICILLLITHQKNIERLLKGHESKIYLFKKKAKEKE